One region of Pseudomonas alvandae genomic DNA includes:
- a CDS encoding ATP-dependent zinc protease family protein, producing MTVVGLREWVALPDLGVAGLRAKIDTGASTSSLHATDIEPFERDGEKWVRFTAHLGTVVQLRHRRCEAPLVARKTIKSSNGHAQVRYVISTTLALGDRFWRVEFTLACRKSMRYRLLLGSKALIDGQLVVNPGIKYVQDKPAYPVSTTSATGVA from the coding sequence CTGACCGTCGTCGGTCTGCGCGAATGGGTGGCGCTCCCGGACTTGGGAGTCGCCGGCCTGCGCGCAAAAATCGACACCGGAGCCAGTACTTCCAGCCTGCACGCTACCGACATCGAGCCATTCGAGCGCGACGGCGAAAAATGGGTGCGTTTCACCGCGCACCTGGGCACGGTGGTGCAGTTGCGCCATCGCCGCTGCGAAGCGCCGCTGGTAGCGCGCAAGACCATCAAGAGCTCCAACGGCCACGCCCAGGTCCGCTACGTGATCAGCACCACGCTGGCGCTGGGCGATCGGTTCTGGCGGGTCGAGTTCACCCTCGCCTGCCGCAAATCCATGCGTTATCGCCTGTTGCTGGGTTCCAAAGCTCTGATTGACGGCCAGTTGGTGGTCAATCCAGGCATCAAATACGTCCAAGACAAGCCGGCATACCCGGTGTCCACTACCTCTGCCACAGGTGTTGCATGA